CCGTCGAGTTCGACGAACCCGGCGAGTACGGCATCCTCTGTAACGAGTACTGCGGCGCAGGTCACCACGACATGGAAGGCAAACTGAACGTCGTTCCCGAGGACGAGTTCGACATGACCGAACTGGACGTCGAAGCCCCCGACGAGGTCGAGGCGGGCAACGAAACGACGATCAACGCGACCGTCAGCGACGGAATGCAGACCGACCTCGAGACGACCGCGGCCCTCGAGATCGGCGACCAGCAGTACGAAGAACCCGTCGCGATCGAGGGCGCCGGCAGCGAGTCCGTCGAGTTCGCGGTCGACACCGCGGAACTGGGCGACGGCGACCACGACTGGACAATGACCGTCGACGACGAGGAAGAAAGCGGCACGCTCTCGGCGGTGAACGGGTCGGACGACGGGACCGACGACTCTGCGGGCGGAGACGGAGGTGACGGCGATGCGTAACGCCTACGTCGATCAGTTCCCCGCGGAAGCGAAGGTCATCAAGGCCGCCTTCTGGAGTTCGTTCCTCGCGCTGGCTATCGGCGGCCTGCTCGGCCTCGTACAGGCGCTCCACCGGACGGACGTCCTCCGGTTCATCGAGTCGGCGGACTACTACACCGTGTTGACCGCCCACGGCGTCCTGCTGGCGATCACGTTCACGATCTTCTTCCTCGTGGGGGTCTTCACCTGGGCGGTGACGACCAGCCTCGAGCGGGGCGTCGTCGACACCCGCTTCACCTGGTCGTGGTACGCCATGATGGTCGTCGGCACGGTGCTCGTCGGCGTCACGATCTTCGCCGGCTTCCTCGAGGAACCGCCGTCGATTCTCGGCTCGGAGCTGTACGCGGACGTGCTCTTTACGTTCTACTCGCCGCTGCAGGCACACCCGCTGTTCTACCTCGGACTGGTGTTGTTCGTCGTCGGCTCCTGGCTGGCCGGCGTCGACTGGTTCCGGACGTGGTGGGCCTGGCGGGCGGAGAACCCCGACGAGCGGATCCCGCTGCCGACGTTCATGGTGTTGACGACGACGCTGTTCTGGTACATCTGTACGTTCGGCGTCGCCCTGTCGATTCTCGTCTTCCTGCTGCCGTGGTCGCTCGGCGTCGTCGACTCCGTGAACCCGCTGTTGACCCGGACGCTGTTCTGGTACTTCGGCCACGCGGTCGTCTACTTCTGGCTGATGCCGGCGTACATGATGTGGTACATCATGCTGCCGAAGCTCTCC
The DNA window shown above is from Halopiger xanaduensis SH-6 and carries:
- a CDS encoding cytochrome c oxidase subunit II; this encodes MNIHTYEKIWLVAAMVLIVGFIATITYGAVGPGIAMVDDDGGSIDPDEINDHERFGDTGVEHVGGNEYEVAVVAQAWSYFPEEIDVPANSEVTFYVTSRDVTHSFSVVGTNINTMVIPGEVSQMTVEFDEPGEYGILCNEYCGAGHHDMEGKLNVVPEDEFDMTELDVEAPDEVEAGNETTINATVSDGMQTDLETTAALEIGDQQYEEPVAIEGAGSESVEFAVDTAELGDGDHDWTMTVDDEEESGTLSAVNGSDDGTDDSAGGDGGDGDA